One genomic segment of Cottoperca gobio chromosome 21, fCotGob3.1, whole genome shotgun sequence includes these proteins:
- the ankrd10b gene encoding ankyrin repeat domain-containing protein 10b, whose translation MSVGLESGFSSEEVLNSRFPLHRACRDGDVGALCSLLQCTSNPADLAVEDTFYGWTPIHWAAHFGKLECVTRLVQVGCGVNAVTSRFAQTPTHIAAFGGHPECLLWLLQAGADINRQDYVGESPIHKAARAGSLECINTLLIHGAKADMRNANGLTAADLAHAQGFQECAEILSNAQNFQQNLAQSHNGAFLNGTTQNVSHARPIIQGRSFLNGVPNRKRSFDGMEANPGKKARPNGLGMPPELLNGNGPLGGAGETQMESMNMELAATVTSVAGERHCEDFFSNGQNQPQLPFGCDPAAEIIHGQLVYSDSSENGTAGSQVEHQKSVKAEQLYDHAFFTTMLLYHGS comes from the exons ATGTCGGTGGGTCTGGAGTCTGGATTCTCGAGTGAGGAGGTCTTAAACAGCCGCTTCCCTCTTCACCGGGCATGCAGGGATGGAGATGTCGGTGCCTTGTGCTCCCTCCTTCAGTGCACCTCAAACCCGGCTGACCTCGCGGTGGAGGACACCTTCTACGGCTGGACGCCTATACACTGGGCCGCTCATTTCGGAAAG CTGGAGTGTGTGACACGTCTGGTTCAGGTGGGCTGTGGTGTGAATGCGGTGACCTCCAGGTTTGCACAGACGCCCACTCACATTGCTGCCTTTGGGGGCCACCCTGAGTGTTTGTTATGGCTACTCCAAGCTGGTGCAGATATTAACAGACAG GACTATGTGGGCGAGTCGCCCATCCACAAGGCTGCTCGTGCAGGCAGTCTGGAGTGTATCAACACACTCTTGATTCATGGAGCGAAAGCTGA TATGAGGAATGCCAATGGGCTGACTGCTGCTGACCTGGCCCACGCCCAGGGATTCCAGGAGTGCGCTGAGATTCTCTCCAATGCCCAGAACTTCCAACAAAACCTGGCTCAGTCCCATAACGGGGCTTTTCTGAATGGCACCACCCAGAATGTGAGCCACGCTCGCCCCATTATCCAGGGACGCAGCTTCTTGAATGGCGTGCCCAACAGAAAGAGGTCGTTCGATGGCATGGAAGCAAACCCAGGGAAGAAGGCTAGACCTAACG GTCTGGGCATGCCACCAGAATTGCTGAATGGGAATGGGCCACTGGGTGGCGCTGGAGAGACCCAGATGGAAAGCATGAACATGGAGTTGGCAGCGACTGTAACCTCAG tgGCAGGTGAGAGACACTGTGAGGATTTTTTCTCAAATGGTCAAAATCAACCACAGCTTCCATTTGGGTGTGATCCAGCAGCAGAAATCATCCATGGCCAACTCGTCTACAGTGACTCTTCTGAGAACGGCACTGCAGGCAGCCAGGTGGAGCACCAGAAGTCTGTGAAAGCAGAGCAGTTGTATGACCATGCCTTCTTCACCACCATGCTTCTTTACCATGGATCCTAA
- the ube2al gene encoding ubiquitin conjugating enzyme E2 A, like isoform X1, with translation MSTPARRRLMRDFKRLQEDPPAGVSGAPSENNIMAWNAVIFGPEGTPFEDGTFKLIVEFTEEYPNKPPTVRFVSKMFHPNVYADGSICLDILQNRWSPTYDVSSILTSIQSLLDEPNPNSPANSQAAQLYQENKREYEKRVSAIVEQSWRDS, from the exons ATGTCAACCCCGGCTAGAAGGAGACTTATGAGAGATTTTAAACG GCTACAAGAGGACCCTCCAGCGGGTGTCAGTGGTGCCCCatctgaaaacaacattatgGCGTGGAATGCAGTCATATTTGG CCCCGAAGGAACTCCCTTTGAGGACG GTACATTTAAACTCATTGTAGAGTTCACAGAAGAATACCCCAACAAACCCCCCACAGTACGATTTGTGTCAAAGATGTTTCATCCAAATG TCTATGCAGATGGCAGTATATGTTTGGACATCCTACAGAATCGTTGGAGTCCCACTTATGATGTGTCCTCTATTCTTACATCGATCCAG TCCCTGCTTGATGAACCAAACCCCAACAGTCCAGCCAACAGTCAGGCCGCTCAGCTGTACCAGGAGAACAAGCGGGAATACGAGAAGCGTGTGTCTGCCATTGTAGAACAAAGCTGGAGAGACAGTTGA
- the ube2al gene encoding ubiquitin conjugating enzyme E2 A, like isoform X2 — protein MAWNAVIFGPEGTPFEDGTFKLIVEFTEEYPNKPPTVRFVSKMFHPNVYADGSICLDILQNRWSPTYDVSSILTSIQSLLDEPNPNSPANSQAAQLYQENKREYEKRVSAIVEQSWRDS, from the exons atgGCGTGGAATGCAGTCATATTTGG CCCCGAAGGAACTCCCTTTGAGGACG GTACATTTAAACTCATTGTAGAGTTCACAGAAGAATACCCCAACAAACCCCCCACAGTACGATTTGTGTCAAAGATGTTTCATCCAAATG TCTATGCAGATGGCAGTATATGTTTGGACATCCTACAGAATCGTTGGAGTCCCACTTATGATGTGTCCTCTATTCTTACATCGATCCAG TCCCTGCTTGATGAACCAAACCCCAACAGTCCAGCCAACAGTCAGGCCGCTCAGCTGTACCAGGAGAACAAGCGGGAATACGAGAAGCGTGTGTCTGCCATTGTAGAACAAAGCTGGAGAGACAGTTGA
- the ing1 gene encoding inhibitor of growth protein 1 has product MLNPTNGDPSHVVVNYVEEYLDLVESLPFDLQRSVSLMKEIDAKYQDVLKELDDAYERYRRESDSLQRRKLQLSIQRALIRSQELGDEKIQIAGQMVELVENRTRQIDWHSELLLSSQEVPESHVPVVASVTTTAASMTSSSSTSSATVTPGKTSHHEKKREEVTPGSGSGDKAGGKRSRRQKNGDTRESYGGLEHTEEVGVGASREKRAKTSSKKKKRSKGKSEREVSPPDLPIDPDEPTYCLCEQVSYGEMIGCDNDECPIEWFHFSCVGLHHKPKGKWYCPKCRGENEKTIDKALERAKKEKAYNR; this is encoded by the exons ATGTTGAACCCGACCAATGGCGACCCAAGCCACGTTGTTGTGAATTATGTTGAGGAGTATTTGGACCTGGTGGAGTCGCTACCGTTTGATTTGCAGAGGAGTGTGTCCCTCATGAAGGAAATTGATGCCAAATATCAAG ATGTTCTGAAGGAGCTTGATGATGCTTATGAACGGTATCGCCGGGAATCTGACTCACTTCAAAGGCGAAAGCTTCAGTTATCCATTCAAAGGGCACTGATCCGCAGTCAAGAGCTCGGAGATGAGAAGATACAGATTGCCGGTCAAATG GTGGAGTTGGTCGAAAACCGAACGCGACAAATAGACTGGCACTCTGaacttctcctttcctctcaaGAAGTCCCAGAGAGTCACGTTCCCGTAGTGGCATCCGTCACAACCACTGCAGCATCCATGACGTCATCGTCATCAACATCATCAGCCACCGTTACGCCCGGCAAAACTTCCCACCATGAAAAGAAACGTGAGGAGGTTACTCCAGGCTCGGGTAGTGGAGACAAGGCTGGAGGGAAACGCTCAAGACGTCAGAAAAATGGAGACACTCGGGAAAGTTACGGGGGTCTGGAACACACCGAGGAAGTGGGAGTGGGGGCTTCCCGGGAAAAGAGGGCCAAAACATcttccaagaagaagaaaagatcaAAAGGAAAGTCTGAAAGAGAAGTGTCACCCCCAGACCTGCCCATCGATCCAGATGAGCCGACATACTGCCTGTGTGAGCAGGTGTCCTATGGCGAGATGATTGGCTGTGATAACGATGAATGTCCCATTGAGTGGTTTCATTTCTCCTGCGTTGGGCTCCATCATAAGCCCAAGGGCAAGTGGTACTGCCCCAAGTGTAGGGGCGAGAATGAGAAGACCATAGACAAGGCCTTAGAGAGGGCCAAGAAGGAGAAGGCTTACAACAGGTAG
- the naxd gene encoding ATP-dependent (S)-NAD(P)H-hydrate dehydratase isoform X1, producing the protein MQVNTTRGFLWSDVETRTLLNIWGEQDIQTALDGNFRNSFVYRDVSRRLGATGFERTPEQCRVRIKSLKRQYLLAKEGNIRNNGQYHKICKFYDTMERILSNRPALDPQEFIDSGAGGEEAGEGLEEDGEDALDAYSESTGECPYPAETEVKLEYPTIPIPIPVKVTVGNNSTSVRPHNSSASNLSARTPKRQRKRRANFPMEKLMEQFLEQSAQAEDSFYRIEEQRLQAEDHRREAEHTKELHMLQMLGQMFSSISSARPSSSATPSKTAPSARAPVFSSVSPSCSRGQATHLRRPSPKKDCFTQQSQLLNPDPQALVFERYYSLGSTSHRGMDEDILSLVKSIVPPLTSKKHKGQDGRIGIIGGCQDYTGAPYFAAISALKAGADLSHVFCTKDAATVIKSYSPELIVHPVLDSPNAVEEIEKWLPRLHGLVVGPGLGREDVLLKTAKVVIEKSKARDIPIVIDADGLWLVAQQPSVIQGYKKGILTPNFMEFTRLYEALHHEPMDISDLQRSIMQLSVAMGNLTVVLKGEQDLITDGSKVISCSIEGSGRRCGGQGDLLSGSVGVFAHWAHTASAAGMGRSVNPSMIAAFGACSLTRQCNSQAFQRHGRSTTTTDMIQEIGPAFKKLFES; encoded by the exons ATGCAAGTGAACACAACACGGGGCTTCTTGTGGTCGGACGTAGAGACGAGGACCTTGTTGAATATTTGGGGGGAGCAGGACATCCAGACGGCGCTGGATGGAAACTTCCGAAACAGCTTTGTGTACCGCGACGTTTCCCGGAGGCTGGGTGCCACGGGGTTTGAAAGGACGCCAGAGCAATGCAGGGTGCGGATCAAAAGCCTCAAGAGACAGTACTTGTTAGCAAAGGAAGGAAATATACGGAACAACGGGCAGTATCATAAGATTTGTAAGTTTTATGACACAATGGAGAGGATTTTGAGCAACCGGCCTGCTCTTGACCCACAGGAGTTCATAGACAGTGGggcgggaggagaggaggccgGGGAGGGcctggaggaggatggagaagaTGCTCTGGATGCATACTCAGAGAGTACAGGGGAGTGTCCTTATCCTGCAGAGACTGAAGTGAAGTTGGAATATCCAACTATTCCCATCCCTATTCCAGTTAAAGTGACAGTGGGCAATAACA GCACTTCAGTAAGACCGCATAACAGCTCCGCCAGCAACTTGTCAGCCAGAACACCTAAACGGCAGAGGAAGCGGCGTGCTAACTTCCCCATGGAGAAACTAATGGAGCAGTTCCTGGAGCAGAGCGCCCAGGCTGAGGACAGTTTCTACCGGATCGAGGAGCAGCGCTTGCAGGCAGAAGACCACCGCAGGGAAGCCGAACACACCAAAGAGCTGCACATGCTTCAGATGCTCGGTCAGATGTTCTCCAGCATCTCCTCTGCCAGACCCAGTTCCTCTGCCACTCCCTCCAAAACAGCTCCCTCTGCCCGCGCCCCTGTTTTTTCCAGTGTCTCCCCGTCATGTTCACGAGGCCAGGCCACTCATCTCAGACGACCTTCACCCAAGAAAGACTGTTTCACCCAACAAAGTCAACTGTTGAACCCAGATCCTCAGGCATTAG TGTTTGAACGCTACTACAGTTTGGGGTCTACATCACACAGAGGAATGGATGAGGACATCCTCTCACTGGTAAAGAGCATAGTCCCTCCACTGACATCCAAAAAGCACAAGGGACAAGACGGACGTATTGGGATCATTGGAGGATGCCAAGA CTATACTGGAGCTCCATACTTTGCCGCCATCTCAGCATTGAAAGCG GGGGCTGACTTGTCTCATGTCTTCTGCACCAAAGATGCTGCAACTGTAATCAAATCATACAGCCCTGAGCTCATAGTTCATCCTGTTCT GGACAGTCCTAATGCAGTGGAAGAGATAGAAAAATGGCTCCCAAGACTTCACGGCCTTGTGGTGGGACCAGGTCTAGGCAGAGAGGACGTATTACTGAAAACAGCCAAG GTGGTGATCGAGAAGTCTAAAGCAAGAGATATCCCTATAGTCATTGATGCA GACGGATTATGGCTAGTTGCACAGCAACCATCTGTTATACAAGGGTACAAGAAGGGCATCCTCACACCTAACTTCATGGAGTTCACGCGACTGTATGAGGCACTG CATCATGAGCCCATGGACATCAGTGATCTTCAACGCAGCATCATGCAGCTCAGTGTTGCCATGGGCAACCTCACTGTGGTGCTAAAAGGCGAACAGGATCTCATTACAGACGGCAGTAAAG TGATCTCGTGCAGTATTGAGGGCAGTGGGAGAAGATGTGGAGGACAGGGGGATCTTCTATCTGGATCTGTGGGAGTTTTCGCACACTGGGCTCACACTGCCTCTGCAGCTGGAATGGGCAGAAG TGTGAATCCATCAATGATTGCAGCATTTGGGGCCTGTTCTCTTACAAGACAGTGCAACAGTCAAGCATTCCAGCGACATGGCAGGTCCACCACCACAACGGACATGATCCAGGAGATTGGCCCAGCCTTCAAAAAGCTATTTGAAAGCTGA
- the naxd gene encoding ATP-dependent (S)-NAD(P)H-hydrate dehydratase isoform X5: MIRIICVQLSALKRSSSVVFERYYSLGSTSHRGMDEDILSLVKSIVPPLTSKKHKGQDGRIGIIGGCQDYTGAPYFAAISALKAGADLSHVFCTKDAATVIKSYSPELIVHPVLDSPNAVEEIEKWLPRLHGLVVGPGLGREDVLLKTAKVVIEKSKARDIPIVIDADGLWLVAQQPSVIQGYKKGILTPNFMEFTRLYEALHHEPMDISDLQRSIMQLSVAMGNLTVVLKGEQDLITDGSKVISCSIEGSGRRCGGQGDLLSGSVGVFAHWAHTASAAGMGRSVNPSMIAAFGACSLTRQCNSQAFQRHGRSTTTTDMIQEIGPAFKKLFES; encoded by the exons TGTTTGAACGCTACTACAGTTTGGGGTCTACATCACACAGAGGAATGGATGAGGACATCCTCTCACTGGTAAAGAGCATAGTCCCTCCACTGACATCCAAAAAGCACAAGGGACAAGACGGACGTATTGGGATCATTGGAGGATGCCAAGA CTATACTGGAGCTCCATACTTTGCCGCCATCTCAGCATTGAAAGCG GGGGCTGACTTGTCTCATGTCTTCTGCACCAAAGATGCTGCAACTGTAATCAAATCATACAGCCCTGAGCTCATAGTTCATCCTGTTCT GGACAGTCCTAATGCAGTGGAAGAGATAGAAAAATGGCTCCCAAGACTTCACGGCCTTGTGGTGGGACCAGGTCTAGGCAGAGAGGACGTATTACTGAAAACAGCCAAG GTGGTGATCGAGAAGTCTAAAGCAAGAGATATCCCTATAGTCATTGATGCA GACGGATTATGGCTAGTTGCACAGCAACCATCTGTTATACAAGGGTACAAGAAGGGCATCCTCACACCTAACTTCATGGAGTTCACGCGACTGTATGAGGCACTG CATCATGAGCCCATGGACATCAGTGATCTTCAACGCAGCATCATGCAGCTCAGTGTTGCCATGGGCAACCTCACTGTGGTGCTAAAAGGCGAACAGGATCTCATTACAGACGGCAGTAAAG TGATCTCGTGCAGTATTGAGGGCAGTGGGAGAAGATGTGGAGGACAGGGGGATCTTCTATCTGGATCTGTGGGAGTTTTCGCACACTGGGCTCACACTGCCTCTGCAGCTGGAATGGGCAGAAG TGTGAATCCATCAATGATTGCAGCATTTGGGGCCTGTTCTCTTACAAGACAGTGCAACAGTCAAGCATTCCAGCGACATGGCAGGTCCACCACCACAACGGACATGATCCAGGAGATTGGCCCAGCCTTCAAAAAGCTATTTGAAAGCTGA
- the naxd gene encoding ATP-dependent (S)-NAD(P)H-hydrate dehydratase isoform X6 has protein sequence MFERYYSLGSTSHRGMDEDILSLVKSIVPPLTSKKHKGQDGRIGIIGGCQDYTGAPYFAAISALKAGADLSHVFCTKDAATVIKSYSPELIVHPVLDSPNAVEEIEKWLPRLHGLVVGPGLGREDVLLKTAKVVIEKSKARDIPIVIDADGLWLVAQQPSVIQGYKKGILTPNFMEFTRLYEALHHEPMDISDLQRSIMQLSVAMGNLTVVLKGEQDLITDGSKVISCSIEGSGRRCGGQGDLLSGSVGVFAHWAHTASAAGMGRSVNPSMIAAFGACSLTRQCNSQAFQRHGRSTTTTDMIQEIGPAFKKLFES, from the exons A TGTTTGAACGCTACTACAGTTTGGGGTCTACATCACACAGAGGAATGGATGAGGACATCCTCTCACTGGTAAAGAGCATAGTCCCTCCACTGACATCCAAAAAGCACAAGGGACAAGACGGACGTATTGGGATCATTGGAGGATGCCAAGA CTATACTGGAGCTCCATACTTTGCCGCCATCTCAGCATTGAAAGCG GGGGCTGACTTGTCTCATGTCTTCTGCACCAAAGATGCTGCAACTGTAATCAAATCATACAGCCCTGAGCTCATAGTTCATCCTGTTCT GGACAGTCCTAATGCAGTGGAAGAGATAGAAAAATGGCTCCCAAGACTTCACGGCCTTGTGGTGGGACCAGGTCTAGGCAGAGAGGACGTATTACTGAAAACAGCCAAG GTGGTGATCGAGAAGTCTAAAGCAAGAGATATCCCTATAGTCATTGATGCA GACGGATTATGGCTAGTTGCACAGCAACCATCTGTTATACAAGGGTACAAGAAGGGCATCCTCACACCTAACTTCATGGAGTTCACGCGACTGTATGAGGCACTG CATCATGAGCCCATGGACATCAGTGATCTTCAACGCAGCATCATGCAGCTCAGTGTTGCCATGGGCAACCTCACTGTGGTGCTAAAAGGCGAACAGGATCTCATTACAGACGGCAGTAAAG TGATCTCGTGCAGTATTGAGGGCAGTGGGAGAAGATGTGGAGGACAGGGGGATCTTCTATCTGGATCTGTGGGAGTTTTCGCACACTGGGCTCACACTGCCTCTGCAGCTGGAATGGGCAGAAG TGTGAATCCATCAATGATTGCAGCATTTGGGGCCTGTTCTCTTACAAGACAGTGCAACAGTCAAGCATTCCAGCGACATGGCAGGTCCACCACCACAACGGACATGATCCAGGAGATTGGCCCAGCCTTCAAAAAGCTATTTGAAAGCTGA
- the naxd gene encoding ATP-dependent (S)-NAD(P)H-hydrate dehydratase isoform X7: MDEDILSLVKSIVPPLTSKKHKGQDGRIGIIGGCQDYTGAPYFAAISALKAGADLSHVFCTKDAATVIKSYSPELIVHPVLDSPNAVEEIEKWLPRLHGLVVGPGLGREDVLLKTAKVVIEKSKARDIPIVIDADGLWLVAQQPSVIQGYKKGILTPNFMEFTRLYEALHHEPMDISDLQRSIMQLSVAMGNLTVVLKGEQDLITDGSKVISCSIEGSGRRCGGQGDLLSGSVGVFAHWAHTASAAGMGRSVNPSMIAAFGACSLTRQCNSQAFQRHGRSTTTTDMIQEIGPAFKKLFES, from the exons ATGGATGAGGACATCCTCTCACTGGTAAAGAGCATAGTCCCTCCACTGACATCCAAAAAGCACAAGGGACAAGACGGACGTATTGGGATCATTGGAGGATGCCAAGA CTATACTGGAGCTCCATACTTTGCCGCCATCTCAGCATTGAAAGCG GGGGCTGACTTGTCTCATGTCTTCTGCACCAAAGATGCTGCAACTGTAATCAAATCATACAGCCCTGAGCTCATAGTTCATCCTGTTCT GGACAGTCCTAATGCAGTGGAAGAGATAGAAAAATGGCTCCCAAGACTTCACGGCCTTGTGGTGGGACCAGGTCTAGGCAGAGAGGACGTATTACTGAAAACAGCCAAG GTGGTGATCGAGAAGTCTAAAGCAAGAGATATCCCTATAGTCATTGATGCA GACGGATTATGGCTAGTTGCACAGCAACCATCTGTTATACAAGGGTACAAGAAGGGCATCCTCACACCTAACTTCATGGAGTTCACGCGACTGTATGAGGCACTG CATCATGAGCCCATGGACATCAGTGATCTTCAACGCAGCATCATGCAGCTCAGTGTTGCCATGGGCAACCTCACTGTGGTGCTAAAAGGCGAACAGGATCTCATTACAGACGGCAGTAAAG TGATCTCGTGCAGTATTGAGGGCAGTGGGAGAAGATGTGGAGGACAGGGGGATCTTCTATCTGGATCTGTGGGAGTTTTCGCACACTGGGCTCACACTGCCTCTGCAGCTGGAATGGGCAGAAG TGTGAATCCATCAATGATTGCAGCATTTGGGGCCTGTTCTCTTACAAGACAGTGCAACAGTCAAGCATTCCAGCGACATGGCAGGTCCACCACCACAACGGACATGATCCAGGAGATTGGCCCAGCCTTCAAAAAGCTATTTGAAAGCTGA